The sequence TCTTTCTTTGAACCCACCACCAGCCCGGTCTTTTCGTGTTCCACGATGAGGCACTCAGCCGGGTTGTCGAGCACCACCGGAACTACCCCCATCGACATCGCCTCGAGAAGCGCGTTTTCTGTGGTGCCGTAATGTTGCGGATTCAGCAGGTAGGCGAGCACGTTGAGGGATGCGAGTTCAGAGGCGACGTCGCTTGTGTACCCCCTGAATTCCAACAGCCCGGGGTTGCCTCGTTGCGCGCATTGCCGTTCCAGGGTTTCTTTGTTGGCGAGGTCTCCGATCAGCCTGACGCTGAAACCCGGGATCTTCACCTCCTCGAGGAAATCCACGTAGTCCGGATGGAGCTTGGCGAAGTTCAGGCTTCCCAGGTACCCGGCAACGGTCGCGTCGGCGTCTGCGAGAGTGGGGGAGGGGAACCCTTGGAAACCGGCGCAGCTGGAAACGACTCCGATCCGCTGAGCCACCTCGCTGGGGAGCCCTCTTACCTCTTTTGCCTGGAATGAGCAGGCGGATGTGAACAGGAATTTGTGAGCGGCGAGTAGGAGCCCCTCCGGGAGGATCGGGTTGAAAAGCCCGGAGACATGGCTCCAGACCAGGAGCCTCATCGGGGGAAGGGGGGCGCCGCAGAGCGCCGCCATGGTTGCCGGGTGGTTCCACCACTCCAACTGGACGACGTCGCTTTCTCCGATCAGCACAT is a genomic window of Geomonas ferrireducens containing:
- a CDS encoding glycosyltransferase family 4 protein → MIKVLHLTAHLGGGVGKALSGLAMQAASSGSDVRHTIVTFEQQEKSQFAELVEQSGSELIVCPPTERLHVLIGESDVVQLEWWNHPATMAALCGAPLPPMRLLVWSHVSGLFNPILPEGLLLAAHKFLFTSACSFQAKEVRGLPSEVAQRIGVVSSCAGFQGFPSPTLADADATVAGYLGSLNFAKLHPDYVDFLEEVKIPGFSVRLIGDLANKETLERQCAQRGNPGLLEFRGYTSDVASELASLNVLAYLLNPQHYGTTENALLEAMSMGVVPVVLDNPAECLIVEHEKTGLVVGSKKEFAAAMHRLAKNPGERRAMGLRAAESVRRKFSAAGMEASLNAHYRECISLEKRAFSFTDIFGAAPSDWFLSCQGSPGLFSLPGTTGEPGRYSKFGLFEQTKGTVFHFRKYFPDDERLNQWSKKLLSLQ